The nucleotide window GATGAATCTCATTATATTCTGGAGTACTTCTATTGGTCCTTTAGGAGAGACCTGTTCTCAGTGTGTAACTACTGCGTAGCAGTGGACACAATGCACACAGTTGTCTTGAAGTGTTTGTTGTTGTACATGAATTAGTTcagtttatgagtgtgtgagtgattgggtgagtgtgtgaaattgcccacaggtgtgagtggcagggtaaatgtgagtggctgggtgagtgtctgagtgacagggtgagtgtgtgagtgacagggtgagtgtgtgaaactgtccacagttgttagtcactgggtaagtgtgtgaacctgtccacaagggtgagtgtgtgactgtgttgtaTTTTCTTATTAATATACTGGGTCCAGAGCAGTCATAAGTGTTTAAAGAGATGGTGTTCCATCTGATCTGCAGGTTTTAAGGAGACAGCATTCCTGTACGCCATCTCGTCGGCAGGGCTGACCCATGCAATGGCGAAGGCGTGCAGTGCTGGGAGAATGGAGCGCTGCACCTGTGACGAAGCTCCGGATCTGGAGAACAGAAAAGCCTGGCAGTGGGGAGGATGCGGAGACAATCTCAAATATAGCAACAAGTTCGTAAAAGACTTCCTTGGCAAGAGGTCCAACAAAGACCTCCGCGCTCGAGTAGACATGCACAACAGCAACGTGGGCATCAAGGTGGGTCAGAACTGGGTCAGAAGCAAGACTTGGATGGTCAGAACTGAATCATAACTGAATCCAAACTGGGTCAAATTTGGGGCACAACTGGAATAAAACCATGAGCATCAAATTGCATCACCACAGGGTCAACAGTGGCTCACATCTTATCCCTGTCACGTCCTGGTCATATCCTCGTTACATCCCTGTCACATCCTGGTCATATCCCAGTCAAATCCCTGTTATGCCCTTGTAACATCCTAGTTACATCCCGGTCATATCCTAGTTACAAGTTACATCCCTGTCATATTCCAGTCTAATTCCTGTCATGCCCCAGTCATATAATAATTACATCCCTGTCATATCCCAGTCAAATCCCTGTCATGTCCCTGTCAGTTATATCCCGGTCATATCCTAGTTACATCCCGGTCATATCCTAGTTACATCCCTGTCATGCCCCTGTCATATCCTAGTTACATCCCGGCCATATCCTAGTTACATCCCTGTCATATCCTAGTTATATACTTGTCATATCCTATTTACATCTCTGTCATATCCTAGTTACATCCTGATCATATTCTAGTTTCATCCTTGTGATAGCCTAGTTACATCCCGGTCATATCCTAGTTACATCCCGGTCATATCCTAGTTACATCCCTGTCATATCCTAGTTACATCCCTGTCATATCCTAGTTATATAATTGTCATATCCTATTTACATCTCTGTCATATCCTAGTTACATCCTGATCATATTCTAGTTTCATCCTTGTGATAGCCTAGTTACATCCCAGTCATATCCTAGTTACATCTTGGTCAGATCCTAGTTATATCCCTTTCATGCACCTGTAATTTCCTAGTTACATCCTTGTCATACCCTAGTTACATCCCTGTCATATTCTAGTTACATCCCTGTCACATCCTGGTCTTATTCTAGTTACACCCCGGTCATATCCTAGTTACATTCCTGTCAAATCTCGTCATATCCTAGTTACATCCCTGTAATATCCTAGTTACTTCCTGGTCATATCCTTGTTACATCCCTGTCACATCCTGGTCATATTCTAGTCACATCCCTGTCATATCCTAGTTATATCCCTGTCATGCCCCTGTCATATCCTAGTTACATCCTTGTCACATCTTGATCATATCCTGTTGAAATACCCGTCACATCCTGATCATATTCTGTTTAAATCCCTGTCACATCCTGATCATATCCTGTTGAAATCCCTGGCATATCCTACTTATATCTCTGTCACATTCTGGTCATATCCAAGGTACATCCCTGTCAAATCATAGTAACATCCCTGTCATATCCCGGTCATATCCTAGTTACATCCCTGTCATGTCCCAGTCATatcgtggttacatccctgtcaGGTCCCGGTCATATCATAGTTACATCCCCTCATGTCCTGGTCATATACTAGTTTTATGCCTGTCACATCCCAGTCATATCCTAGTTATATCCCTGTCACATCCCAGTCATATCCTAGTGTTATCCCTGTCACATCCCTGTCATATCCTAGTTAGATCCATGTCATATCATAGCTTTATCCCTGTCACATCCATGTCATATCCTAGTTTTCTCCCTGTCACGTCCGGGATATATCCTGGTTACGTCCCTGTCATATCCTGTATATATTTCCCAGTTAAATCCCTGTCATACCCTAGTTACACCCCTGTCTCATCCCGGTCATATCTCTGACTCGTCTCTACCTCTATCGTATCTCTATAATATCCCAGTCAAATCCCTGCCACATTCCTGTCACATCCTTGACACAACCTCATCATAAACCTGTCAAATTCCTGTAACATTAGTGTCATCCTAGACACATCCCTGTCATATCCATGTCACATCCCAGTAATGACCCTATTATATCCCAGTCAGATACCTGTGACATTCCTGTTGTATGACCCATTTATCTCCCTCCTCTTTCTTGCACGTTCAAGTTCAAGATTTGTTTTATTGACATGACAAAATTACATTCTatcactactctctctctctctctctctctcgctctctcgttCCTGGGGCTTTAAAAGTAGAGAATGAGGAGGGAGGGGGTACTGACTCTCAGCCAAAACAAACAAGTGGTCTGGCTCTCTCCCCCTCCTtgcccagctctctctctcttgctcagaCTCACACATATTGTTACCATTTTCATTTTAGtatgaaaataaattactgcACAACCCTGGCCCCCgccctccctctttccctctttccttCACTCCCTTCCTCCATCTGTCTTTCCCTCTCAGGTTGTTCTGTCTGTGGTAAAGGATTTACAGTACAATCTCTtctcctgtttctctctgtctccatctcttcttcctgtctgtctcctctctgtgtctctttactctgtctttctcatgtaattttttttctcttttctctgtgaCATAGAATGACAAAGTTTGGTGCAAATTCTgtatctccctctttctttctctctctctctctctctctctcactgttttttctgtttcttcctTACTCTATTCTGTGTGGGGTCAGTTGTGTATCACTCATTTTTCTTTAAAGTAGCTTTCATTTAGCTTTCATTTCAATTTTGATGTCCATAATGTTCTGAATCTGTCTACTgtgaatcagaggttagtgttctcctccgagcgtgttgagtctgatgaacagaggttagtgttctcctccgagtgtgttgagtctgatgaacagaggttagtgttctcctctgagcgtgttgagtctgatgaacagaggttagtgttctcctcagtgtgtgttgagtctgatgaacagtggatagtgttctcctctgagtgtgttgagtctgatgaacagaggttagtgttctcctccgagtgtgttgagtctgatgaacagaggttagtgttctcctctgagcgtgttgagtctgatgaacagtggatagtgttctcctctgagtatgttgagtctgatgaacagaggttagtgttctcctcagtgtgtgttgagtctgatgaacagtggatagtgttctcctctgagtgtgttgagtctgatgaacagaggttagtgttctcctctgagcgtgttgagtctgatgaacagaggttagtgttctccttcgagtttgttgagtctgatgaacagaggttagtgttctcctctgagcgtgttgagtctgatgaacagaggttagtgttctcctctgagcgtgttgagtctgatgaacagaggttagtgttctccttcgagtttgttgagtctgatgaacagaggttagtgttctcctctgagcgtgttgagtctgatgaacagaggttagtgttctcctctgagcgtgttgagtctgatgaacagaggttagtgttctccttcgagtttgttgagtctgatgaacagaggttagtgttctcctccgagcgtgttgagtctgatgaacagaggttagtgttctcctctgagcgtgttgagtctgatgaacagaggttagtgttctcctctgagcgtgttgagtctgatgaacagaggttagtgttctccttcgagtttgttgagtctgatgaacagaggttagtgttctcctccgagcgtgttgagtctgatgaacagagggtagtgttctcctctgagcgtgttgagtctgatgaacagaggttagtgttctcctccgagcgtgttgagtctgatgaacagaggttagtgttctcctccgagcgtgttgagtctgatgaacagagtttagtgttctcctctgagtgtgttgagtctgatgaacagaggttagtgttctcctccgagcgtgttgagtctgatgaacagagtttagtgttctcctccgagcgtgttgagtctgatgaacagaggttaatgTTCTCCTTAGAGCGGGTTgaagctgatgaacagaggttagtgttctcctctgagcgtgttgagtctgatgaagagaggttagtgttctcctctgagcgtgttgagtctgatgaacagaggttagtgttctcctctgagcgtgacaagtctgatgaacagaggttagtgttctcctctgagcgtgttgagtctgatgaacagaatcagtgcttagtgttcttctttaaacatGTTGAATTGACCTTCTGGTTGTTATTGAGTATTGGGGAATAGAAATTAGGTGTCAGCCTGTTAGTTAGTaactaacatatatatatatatatatatatatatatatatatatatatatatatatatatatacacattttttagTCATTGTTAGCATGCTGTTTTAAGATGTTGATCTAATCGTTGCTGTTCTTGTCTGGTCCCACCTCCCAGGTGATCAAGGCAGGTGTAGAGACGACCTGTAAGTGCCACGGTGTTTCGGGGTCCTGTACGGTGCAGACCTGCTGGAGGCAGCTGGCTCCCTTCCACGAGATCGGGAAGCAGCTGAAGCAGCGATATGAGACATCGCTGAAGGTGGGCAGTTCCAGCAATGAGGCCACGGGTGAAGGCGAACTGCCCCAGCAACGAGCTGCTGCACCAAATCACCCCCTGACCCCAGATCCCCGCCCCTCTGACCCCATCCCCCGCACTACAGACCTGCTGCACATCGAGGACTCACCCAACTTTTGCCGGCCCAGCAAATACTCATCAGGAACGGCGGCACGGAAGTGCTACAAGGACAAGAACTGTGAAGCCATCTGCTGTGGTAGGGGACACAACACCCAGAGCCGCACTGTCACCCGGCCGTGTCAGTGCCAGGTGCGATGGTGCTGCTATGTGGAGTGTAAACAGTGCACCCAGAAAGAGGAGGTGTACACCTGCAAGGgctaaacaattaaacaaacagacaacaaaggcctcttaaaaacaaaacaatgaaaaaatcaCCCCCAGCCTCTTCTCCCAAACTCCACCTACAGGAACCCAACAACACCCAACAGAACAACCTTCATCTACAGAAACCCTAAAGTAACCAATGATAACTACACTGAGGGTCTTTGAGGCTCAGACTGAGGCTGGGGTTGACTGAGGAGGTCTGCacccacaaaaaagaaaacaacaacaactaataAAGAAATTAATCACCAAAAGTAATGCAGTAAAACAAGGGtctctgagactcagactgagaaagagagaatgaggaaTTCTATGCCCTCAAAGggttaacaacaacaacaacaacaacaacaaccaacaACATAACCACCCCCATCTACAGTATCCCATCACTAACTGATGTTTACCACACTAGGGGTCTCTGAGACTCAGGCTAGTGCAGGGACTGAATGTGGGGATATGATGGGATTATGGGGATTATGTGGGGATATGATGGGTTGGgtgtcaaatacattttaatattctcAAATTTGGTTGTTGTACTGTTCCAAGTTCTATccactcttcaaaataaaatcgTCTGACAGGGTTCTTCGGTGGTGAGAACCTTTCAATGGATAGATCCCTGAAAGAACAACATTAGCCAATGTGAGTGTGGACGACCTATTAACATTTAACTGAACAGCTccacacgcttggaggagagcactagaGTTTTCTCTTGTACCCCAGGTTATGGATCACTGTGGCACCAATCCCAGTCTCCCGATGATAGGgaaaagagaaatgaaatgGTTCTCTGTGAAGAACCTCCAAGAACCACAGAGGAACCTTTATTCTGAAGAGTGTGGAGTCTGTGAACATAGAGCCTCATTAGGAGGCAAGTGTTATGCCTCGCGGGTCTGCTAACACTCCAGCAGGTTTCCAGGCCACGAGAGATCAGACTAATTCTCTACTTCTCAAAGACAGACttcggtttgtgtgtgtgtgtgtgtgtatgtgtatgtgtgtgtgtgtgtgtgtgtgtaagacagaGCTATTTCTAACAACAGAACTAGCGTTATATGACTAAGAAATGACAGGGGTGTCAGAATTGTTCTGTAAGCACATTTACTCTACACCCACACAGCAGGCAGTGGATGCGTCGTGTAAATAGACAAAATTGtactataattattttatataaatataaatatatatatttacaccacTTATCATAACATGTTAAAAGCCCAAACTAAATAACCACTAATCACACACATGcggtgatgtttgtgtgtgttcttgtcaATGTTTGTAGCCCCCTTGGACTTGGGACTTGCTGAAGAACGGATTTTATACAGTGTGTTATTTCAGGAAACCATCTCTTTGTAGGTGAAGCGGTGTTTAATCCAGTCTAAAGACTCGTTTCTGCTCCAGGTTAAAGCCGTGTTGAGATACAGGTGGACAGTTCTGTCTGTCCTCTACGTTTGTGGAAAAGCAGTGGGCGTGACGCTCAGCGTCAGATCCTTTCGTTAGATTTATTATTGAATACAAATTCTCCATCCACACTTGTGATGAATTTAtggtctcagaccactacctcCTCGATGGGTGCCATGTTTTAATCGTCAAACTCTGAGCTGCGCCCTCTAGTGGATGAATTGCTTGTCGTCTATACTGATGTGAAAGGACACTACCTTGTGTAAAACTAAATTGTTCTTGGACATAAAGGGAGCAGAAATGAGCAGTAAAACCGGAGACTAACGTGAGAACGATACCTGACTGTTCCATCTTCTTCTAGATGCATGTTTCTGATTGTTGGAAGCGATCCTACTCAGTTGTAATGTCTCTATTCAGTGGCAGATTGTTTTATTCTTTCAAGATTAATTTCTTTTTGCAAAATCTTATTCTGACAATGGATTAAGACATTTTCACtggataaaaaatatatatgagtaGGTTAAATGATCTTATagtatccaaaaaaaaaaaaaaaaaaaaaaaaaaaaaaaaaaacctatctTTGATTCAGAAACATGAGGCATGAGGTCTATGAACGGGACTGAAGACACCTCCACTTTGTAAGAGATAGTTTCCTCTGTAAAGAAAGGACAGCTGTAAGGTTCCCATTtgctcttgtttgtttatggtatttttttttcttctcgcTGTTGTTTGATGGCGGGAAACTTTTACAGACATCTTTTCAACGTCTGTTCTTGGCCTTGAAGGAACTCTGAGAGATATTCAGGGAACCAGTGAAACCACTACCAGATTTTTATGTTCAGACCGTCGAGGAAAACTGACCCTTGTTAAAAATCCAATAACGAAGCCCACAGACTCGTTGTTTCTATAGCAACCCTAACTTTAGGAGAGTTTAGAGCTAATGCTCACTGGGGACAGGCGTCTTTACTCTGGGGCCGTCCGCTACCGCCACACGTCTTCAGTCTCATGCCGTAAATGATTTCACTTTTACTGAGTGTTGTTTGGAATACTCAAAAACAGTGGGCGGTAAAAACGAAGGACATAGTTGTGAAGCACTGACTAGCGCCATCACGCTCTTTAACCGgagcgagtgagtgtgtgagaaatagTGCCCCTTGTGCAGCAGTTCCTAAAGGTGAATGAGTGATTGGGTGTGAggctgagtgaatgactgaatgaacgAGCTCCATGAAGTGCTTCACATCTATAAAGATCAAAAGTGACGCCAGAGAGTGTGCGGTAAATAAATAACCTGATAGTAGGATGTAGCTGATTGGTCGCCCACCCTTACTCAATTTGCTAGGGTTTTTGCAAAATCCTTTCACTTTTAGGTTTAAACGACTTCAGCTGAGGAAGCACAGAACACATAAAACACCCCACAGAGCCAGGTCTCTTCTGGTCGTGTTTATTTTGATAACATTTATACAAACTAGGATTAAATTGTGGTAGAGAATACGACACAAAGACATGAAACTATAGGAAAAATAGAAATGTATTACACGCAGAACCAAGCACCAATCTCTCACAGTCAGTAAAAGAGTTGAGAATGACCAGCGTGACCCAACAACGGGATCAGATCCAACTCACTCTTCATTAACCACTCGGAATTGCTCCTGTTTGTGATGCAGTCACGGTTCAGAACATCACACATCTCTCATAACACAATTTCAATTATTGGGAAACTGACACACATCCAGGTGTTAGTGCTTTCCCGTCTGTTTGAGAGAGTAACAACCTAAATATCATCGTCTTCTGAATGGTCTTTTATCCAAACTAAGGGTTATTTTTTTATCTTCCACTAAGCTAACAAAGCTAACGCTAGACACATGTCCTCTCCTGTTCTCTCCCTCAGACTTAATGGGAATGAGCTTTGGTGCATTAGGGAGGTCAGAATGCAGCTGAGTGAGGGAAATGTTCTTGTTAGCTTTAGTTAATTTAGAACAGCTGCGGTGGGAGTGGCTTTGCAGAAGTGTTAAAATTAGCCTACGTCTCTTTTACATTGTGAAGGTAAATCGTCTCATGCCTTGTTTATATGAGTGACCACTGCACTGGATGTGTGTTAATTtcatattagaaaaaaaattgttacacTGTGCCATATTACAAAATCATGAAAAGCACAGTCTATTGTATGTGACAATATCACAAACAGGAGCGAGAAGGGTCTGCCTTTAACACACACTCTTTGACGCTCAGATCACATGACTCCTGACAGCTACTCGACACAGTGTAAATAGAAATGCTATATCTATGAAATACCGATGACAAACGAGCGAGCTcttcacatttataaaaataaatatattaatgtatctCATCTTTCATTGTTTTGGATGTGTATAATTGAAACTACTGAGGGACCCAAAATTAGCGAAACGGCATCATTCACGCACTGAAGCTCCAGAGCTTTCCCAGCGAGAAATATTTAAAGACAGAAGTTTTTCGCTGTatttaagaatatatatatatagaaatataaatatacattttctcAACTGTAAATAGTTACGGTTATGATCCTGTGGTGTATTTTCACACAGCAGACAGACGGCTAACTCATGTTAGCATAGCTGCATTAGCATAGCCGAGTTAGCTTCAAGCCTGTCTTGGATTCAGTTTGGACAATTTAGATAAAGttatagaattaaaaaaaagaaaaatattgtaCAAAGGTTTTCACTGAGAGCCGATGTGTTTCACGTTTGGGTGTGTATTTATCTCTTTGTGGGGGCCTTGGACCTTTGCTAACATTCAAGTGAAACAACAGAACAGATTCAAACTACGGCTGGAAATAACAATGTACAATGAGCTCACATCAGTTTCTCATATCATTTATGAAAAAATccatttgcattttttaaaccTTACATCGCTTTCCATCCTTTCCTACTGAAATCTAAGGTTGTGAATCTAAATAACTAAAtgtaaaaagtaaatatatatatcagacaGATATATTGAATAAGGTCTACTTTTTTATCCTTAAAATGGGGaacattgtcttttgttttctgGGTATGGTAACACCAGAGGACCCCACAAAGATAAGAATACATgccagtatgtgtgtgtgattttatatatatatatatatatatgtgtgtgtgtgtgtgtgtgtgtgtgtgtatgagctgaATTCCAGGCAGTTTTGTGAGGAGGACACATGCTAATTAAAGCAGGCTTGGTAGCACATGCTTAGCCCCTTGCACGCTATATGCTAACCATAATAACAAAGTGGAGACATTCCTCAGAGCCACAGCAGCGTCCGGAGAAAAAAATACACGCCCCAATGTAACGTCTAATCACACCCCCCTGGCCTGATCTAGCTTCCCTAGGACCCAAAGGACAGTTTTAGTGCCTGTCTGATTTAATATATGACCCACTCTGATCTCACTGcttcaattaatattttatgaaaatacaaatataaatgcattttacctgctgatatatttttaaattaaactgtcTCAATATAAAATACTCATCTCGGATACAATTGTGTAATGTACATGTCATTTAAGATGAGTAATACTGAGTACCCTACAGCGCCCCCTAGTTTCTTCCTACTACACATCTGCGTAGAGAGTGGCTTtcattgtaatatttttaaaatgaggcCAAT belongs to Hoplias malabaricus isolate fHopMal1 chromosome 9, fHopMal1.hap1, whole genome shotgun sequence and includes:
- the wnt9a gene encoding protein Wnt-9a isoform X1, whose product is MVHISPCFNRTPLPQLEFELCNFHMRTTHLLQALDTLRNRLTGNEPLSVLPLSSQPEERSAKAHYKLCERLKLEKKQRRMCRRDPGVAETLMEAISISALECQYQFRFERWNCTLEGRFRANILKRGFKETAFLYAISSAGLTHAMAKACSAGRMERCTCDEAPDLENRKAWQWGGCGDNLKYSNKFVKDFLGKRSNKDLRARVDMHNSNVGIKVIKAGVETTCKCHGVSGSCTVQTCWRQLAPFHEIGKQLKQRYETSLKVGSSSNEATGEGELPQQRAAAPNHPLTPDPRPSDPIPRTTDLLHIEDSPNFCRPSKYSSGTAARKCYKDKNCEAICCGRGHNTQSRTVTRPCQCQVRWCCYVECKQCTQKEEVYTCKG
- the wnt9a gene encoding protein Wnt-9a isoform X2, producing the protein MLDGHRAVRWIPVTLLLVLFCLLARTSAYFGLTGNEPLSVLPLSSQPEERSAKAHYKLCERLKLEKKQRRMCRRDPGVAETLMEAISISALECQYQFRFERWNCTLEGRFRANILKRGFKETAFLYAISSAGLTHAMAKACSAGRMERCTCDEAPDLENRKAWQWGGCGDNLKYSNKFVKDFLGKRSNKDLRARVDMHNSNVGIKVIKAGVETTCKCHGVSGSCTVQTCWRQLAPFHEIGKQLKQRYETSLKVGSSSNEATGEGELPQQRAAAPNHPLTPDPRPSDPIPRTTDLLHIEDSPNFCRPSKYSSGTAARKCYKDKNCEAICCGRGHNTQSRTVTRPCQCQVRWCCYVECKQCTQKEEVYTCKG